One window from the genome of [Clostridium] celerecrescens 18A encodes:
- a CDS encoding flagellin N-terminal helical domain-containing protein: protein MRIQHNIAALNAHRQLGNNNTTVSKSLEKLSSGYRINRAGDDAAGLAISEKMRAQITSLDTAQKNANDGISLIQTAEGALTEVHSMLNRMVELSMQSANGIYDQDVDRKNLQEEYDQLTTEIDRIANTTTFNGTKLLNGNGSASTTITLQIGDTASTNNMLGVKISSIATSATGMSGIGTAKIDGADTTNAAATVSKVKDAINYVSSIRGKLGAYQNRLEHTVNNLGATAENMTAAESRIRDVDMAKEMMSYTKNNILVQASQAMLAQANQLPQGVLQLLQ, encoded by the coding sequence ATGAGAATTCAACACAACATTGCTGCTTTAAATGCACACAGACAGTTAGGAAACAATAACACCACCGTAAGCAAGAGCCTTGAGAAATTATCTTCTGGTTACAGAATCAACCGTGCAGGTGATGACGCTGCTGGTCTTGCTATTTCTGAGAAAATGAGAGCACAGATCACAAGCCTTGATACTGCTCAGAAGAATGCTAACGATGGTATTTCTTTGATCCAGACAGCAGAAGGTGCTTTGACAGAAGTTCATTCCATGTTAAATCGTATGGTTGAGTTATCTATGCAGTCTGCCAATGGAATCTATGACCAGGATGTTGACCGTAAGAACTTACAGGAAGAATATGATCAGTTAACAACTGAAATTGATCGTATTGCTAATACCACAACTTTCAATGGAACAAAACTTTTGAATGGTAATGGTTCAGCATCAACAACGATTACACTTCAGATTGGTGATACAGCAAGCACCAACAATATGTTAGGTGTAAAGATCAGCAGCATTGCAACTTCTGCAACAGGAATGTCAGGAATTGGTACTGCTAAGATCGATGGTGCTGATACTACCAATGCTGCAGCAACTGTATCTAAAGTTAAGGATGCTATCAACTATGTTTCCAGTATTCGTGGTAAGCTGGGTGCATACCAGAACCGTCTGGAGCACACAGTTAACAACTTAGGCGCAACCGCTGAGAACATGACTGCTGCAGAAAGCCGCATTCGTGACGTGGATATGGCAAAAGAGATGATGTCCTATACCAAGAACAATATTCTTGTTCAGGCTTCTCAGGCTATGCTGGCTCAGGCAAATCAGCTTCCACAGGGCGTATTACAGTTACTTCAGTAA
- a CDS encoding glycosyltransferase family 2 protein encodes MKPVIRLSQCMIVKDEEKNIRQALNWGKGIVCEQIVVDTGSTDKTVEIAEAMGAKVFHFPWEHDFSAAKNFAIEQAKGNWIAFLDADEYFSDEDVRKILPMLKRVEKNSTHPARPHVIRTLLVNLDDSGNRINTGVQYRIFRNIPKLRYRSRIHEYLDLTDGSQLFSWDAMETLAVFHTGYARAICIEKKKEKRNIFMIRKELEKDPENSMMWSYLGDSLLADEKLEEAEEAFFRATENPDAVMEIDRRNLSFAFWLKTKYIRNSGSEEDFMEVYQKAKKRGCDTPDVDYWAGQWFCRQGSDEKTRLYFEQALQLLDEYKGNDPLDMSGRLTFVYQWLFFFYAKYNRSSEMIRYGVFTLRAEPYEFSVLKEILLLLKREPGEETTASATFGFLSKLYDLSIFKNKIFLIKVSEQAAFPALENKLSLLLSEQEREFVAKSGDIFR; translated from the coding sequence ATGAAACCGGTCATTCGTCTGTCCCAGTGCATGATTGTGAAGGATGAGGAAAAAAATATCAGGCAGGCTCTGAATTGGGGAAAAGGAATTGTCTGCGAGCAGATTGTGGTAGACACGGGGTCTACCGATAAGACAGTAGAAATAGCGGAAGCTATGGGAGCAAAGGTCTTTCATTTTCCATGGGAGCATGATTTTTCTGCCGCTAAAAACTTTGCTATTGAGCAGGCGAAAGGAAATTGGATTGCGTTTCTTGATGCAGATGAATATTTTTCAGATGAAGATGTGAGAAAGATATTACCAATGCTAAAAAGAGTGGAAAAGAATTCTACGCATCCTGCCCGCCCTCATGTGATACGGACTTTGCTGGTGAATTTGGATGACTCCGGGAATCGTATAAATACTGGTGTGCAGTATCGGATTTTCAGGAATATTCCAAAGCTTCGTTATCGAAGCAGGATTCATGAATATCTGGATTTAACCGATGGAAGTCAGCTTTTTTCCTGGGATGCCATGGAGACCCTTGCTGTATTCCATACCGGTTACGCAAGGGCAATATGCATAGAAAAAAAGAAAGAAAAGCGCAATATCTTCATGATACGAAAAGAACTGGAAAAAGATCCGGAAAATTCCATGATGTGGTCATATCTTGGAGACTCTCTTCTGGCAGATGAAAAGCTGGAGGAGGCAGAAGAAGCTTTTTTCCGTGCAACTGAGAACCCGGATGCTGTTATGGAGATAGATAGGAGAAATCTCAGCTTTGCCTTTTGGCTTAAGACAAAGTATATAAGGAATTCTGGCAGTGAAGAAGATTTTATGGAGGTTTACCAAAAAGCGAAAAAACGTGGATGTGATACTCCGGATGTGGACTATTGGGCAGGGCAATGGTTCTGCAGACAAGGGTCTGACGAAAAGACAAGGCTGTACTTTGAGCAGGCCCTTCAGCTACTGGATGAGTATAAGGGAAATGACCCTCTTGACATGTCTGGAAGACTTACCTTTGTATACCAGTGGCTCTTTTTCTTCTATGCAAAGTATAATCGTTCTTCTGAGATGATCCGGTACGGAGTGTTTACTTTAAGGGCAGAACCTTACGAGTTTTCTGTCTTGAAGGAGATATTGCTTCTTCTAAAAAGAGAGCCGGGAGAGGAAACGACTGCCTCCGCAACTTTTGGCTTTTTGTCAAAGTTATATGACCTTTCAATCTTCAAAAATAAAATTTTTCTGATAAAGGTATCAGAACAGGCGGCCTTTCCTGCATTGGAAAATAAGCTTTCTCTTTTGCTGTCAGAGCAGGAACGAGAGTTCGTTGCTAAATCAGGAGATATTTTTCGATGA
- a CDS encoding sensor histidine kinase has product MKHSIRARFAIIFVCLMALVLISTWFVNNWFLESFYTNDKVHTLEKAYMQIDRLVAQANESGKGIIDYYKESYDPDFKNEGPAQKMFRTMGEKYNLMLVLIDSTTDEALMSTNGDQLFLKNRVEAYIFGKNVPEASVLERHDNYIVQKTYDRRSDSYYLESWGYFSDNKTIFLMSVPLASITESVALANRFLAYVGVVALFIGSIFIYFTTKRITSPILQLANLSEKMSALDFDAKYTGAEEDEVGVLGNSMNQLSDTLKDTIGQLRAANEKLQKDIDEKIKIDEMRKDFIANVSHELKTPIALIQGYAEGLTEGMAEDPDSRDYYCGVIMDEAGKMNTMVRQLLNLTALEFGNDSIQMERFDLTELIRGVINSAGILIQQKGAEVKLEDYGPIYVFADEFKIEEVITNYLNNALNHLDGERKIIFIAEENGEEALVTVFNTGQNIPDEDLPQIWTKFFKVDKAHTRGYGGSGIGLSIVKAIMDSHNKSCGVRNVKGGVEFWFTVDCYKENL; this is encoded by the coding sequence ATGAAGCATTCCATCAGGGCGCGTTTTGCCATAATTTTTGTATGTCTGATGGCCTTGGTTCTAATTTCTACATGGTTTGTAAACAACTGGTTTCTGGAGAGCTTTTACACCAACGATAAGGTGCACACTCTGGAGAAAGCCTATATGCAGATCGACAGGTTAGTAGCACAGGCGAATGAGAGCGGGAAAGGGATTATTGATTATTACAAGGAATCCTATGACCCGGATTTTAAAAATGAAGGTCCGGCTCAGAAGATGTTCCGAACCATGGGAGAAAAATACAATCTGATGTTGGTGTTGATCGACAGCACCACAGACGAGGCCCTTATGTCCACAAACGGGGATCAGCTCTTTTTAAAAAACAGGGTAGAGGCATATATATTCGGAAAGAACGTGCCGGAAGCCAGTGTTTTAGAAAGACACGACAATTATATTGTTCAGAAGACGTATGACAGGCGTTCCGATTCTTATTATCTGGAAAGCTGGGGGTATTTTTCTGACAATAAAACAATTTTCCTCATGTCTGTCCCTCTTGCCAGCATTACAGAAAGTGTGGCTCTGGCAAACCGATTCCTCGCTTATGTGGGAGTGGTGGCACTGTTCATAGGAAGCATATTTATCTATTTTACTACAAAAAGAATTACTTCTCCTATTTTACAGCTTGCCAACTTGTCTGAAAAAATGTCGGCGTTGGACTTTGATGCTAAATACACAGGTGCAGAGGAAGACGAGGTCGGGGTACTGGGCAACAGTATGAACCAGCTGTCCGACACCTTAAAGGATACCATCGGGCAGCTTAGGGCAGCCAACGAAAAGCTGCAGAAGGATATAGATGAAAAGATAAAAATTGATGAAATGCGTAAGGATTTTATCGCTAATGTTTCCCATGAATTAAAGACGCCCATTGCCCTCATTCAAGGATATGCGGAGGGCCTCACGGAAGGGATGGCAGAGGATCCGGACAGCAGAGATTATTACTGCGGAGTCATTATGGACGAGGCAGGTAAAATGAATACCATGGTCCGTCAATTACTTAATCTTACTGCTCTTGAATTCGGCAATGACAGTATTCAGATGGAACGCTTTGACCTGACGGAGCTGATCCGCGGAGTCATTAATTCGGCAGGAATTCTGATACAGCAGAAGGGGGCAGAAGTGAAACTGGAGGATTACGGTCCAATTTATGTATTCGCTGATGAATTTAAAATAGAAGAAGTCATTACAAACTACTTAAATAATGCGCTCAATCATTTGGATGGAGAGCGTAAAATTATATTTATTGCAGAGGAGAATGGAGAGGAAGCTCTTGTAACTGTATTTAACACAGGTCAGAATATCCCAGATGAGGATTTACCGCAAATTTGGACCAAGTTTTTTAAGGTGGACAAGGCGCATACAAGGGGATATGGGGGGAGTGGCATTGGTCTTTCTATTGTTAAGGCTATTATGGATTCCCATAATAAGTCATGTGGCGTTCGGAATGTGAAGGGAGGCGTGGAGTTTTGGTTTACTGTGGATTGTTATAAAGAAAATTTGTAG
- a CDS encoding CDP-glycerol glycerophosphotransferase family protein has translation MKKLSNEERYIRKRKRKCYRTNLFYHLLRLFPINKKKIVFTTFEGDGGYCCNPRYIAEELLKKNEKFDIIWLINNMNKQFPVGIKKVKNSFFNRAYHLTTAKVWIDNSRKAFGTAKRKKQLYIQTWHAGLGFKPVGKFRGNLFPHIAYLVSEYDSKLADYVTSNSEWCTKLYPEMLLYNGNIVKTGSPRCDIFINRREEIYKHIRECYHIPQDIKIVLFAPTFRGGSQKGKRQVFTEESTIDFSRLVNALEQKFGGIWFVFLRLHPQLAAHLNQFPLTNGVENMIDVSQADDMNELAAASDVLITDYSSSAFDVINMYMPVFLYADDLEIYTEERGRLMWDMYSLPFSVAKDNDELVENIMGFDNEEYRRKIDEFLQEHGVVEDGHASERVVGLIERFINKDK, from the coding sequence GTGAAAAAATTAAGCAACGAAGAAAGATATATAAGAAAACGGAAAAGGAAATGCTATAGAACGAATCTTTTCTATCATTTGCTTCGGCTTTTCCCTATTAATAAGAAAAAGATTGTTTTTACAACGTTTGAAGGAGATGGGGGATATTGTTGTAACCCTCGTTACATAGCGGAAGAGTTACTGAAAAAGAATGAAAAATTTGATATTATCTGGTTAATCAATAACATGAATAAGCAGTTCCCGGTTGGTATTAAAAAGGTGAAAAATAGTTTTTTCAATAGGGCGTATCACTTAACAACGGCAAAAGTCTGGATAGACAACAGCAGAAAGGCATTTGGTACAGCTAAAAGAAAAAAACAGCTTTATATACAGACATGGCACGCAGGGCTGGGATTCAAACCTGTGGGAAAATTTCGGGGGAACCTTTTTCCACATATAGCTTATTTAGTGAGCGAATATGATTCAAAGCTTGCGGATTATGTCACTTCTAATTCCGAATGGTGTACGAAGTTATACCCTGAAATGCTTCTTTATAACGGAAATATTGTCAAGACGGGGTCACCGCGCTGTGATATCTTTATCAACAGGAGAGAAGAAATATATAAGCACATACGAGAGTGCTACCATATTCCACAAGACATAAAAATAGTTTTGTTTGCACCCACATTTAGAGGAGGAAGTCAGAAAGGAAAACGTCAGGTATTTACGGAGGAATCAACAATTGATTTTAGCCGGTTGGTAAATGCTCTGGAGCAGAAATTTGGGGGTATCTGGTTTGTGTTTCTGCGTCTGCATCCACAACTGGCAGCACATCTCAATCAGTTCCCATTAACAAATGGAGTAGAAAATATGATTGATGTGAGTCAGGCCGATGATATGAACGAACTGGCGGCGGCTTCTGATGTATTAATAACTGATTATTCCAGTTCAGCGTTTGATGTTATAAATATGTATATGCCTGTTTTCCTTTATGCGGATGATTTGGAGATATATACAGAGGAACGAGGTCGGCTGATGTGGGATATGTATTCTCTGCCATTTTCAGTGGCAAAGGATAATGATGAATTGGTTGAAAATATAATGGGATTCGACAATGAGGAATATAGAAGGAAAATTGATGAGTTTTTGCAGGAACATGGAGTGGTAGAGGACGGACATGCCAGTGAGAGAGTTGTAGGCTTAATAGAGAGGTTTATAAACAAGGATAAATAA
- a CDS encoding YjfB family protein — MRGMDIGAMSMEMSLARVQQSAGISVAKKAMDSQEVAAEGLLKMVETALPEQVPGNGIGEILDTKA; from the coding sequence ATGAGAGGGATGGATATTGGTGCAATGAGCATGGAGATGAGCCTTGCTAGAGTACAACAGAGTGCAGGAATTAGCGTTGCGAAGAAAGCTATGGATTCTCAGGAAGTTGCTGCGGAGGGATTGCTTAAGATGGTGGAGACGGCGCTGCCCGAGCAGGTTCCAGGAAATGGGATCGGGGAGATTTTGGATACTAAGGCCTAG
- a CDS encoding sugar phosphate isomerase/epimerase family protein, protein MLEIGVQSRGIIRESVIEVGYKKIKQAGITCVDYNIVSPEDSTEKLEVSYFRKHKECATRHGIRFSQVHAPILKYELNRPDKMEYILEEMKKSIAICSILGSPFLVMHPLELAFELGGAKEKKNNLEYFGSLTEDARRHDVIICIENMPYRRAGRVWGGACSEARKTVEYIDILNKEAGEQRFGACFDVGHANVLGKNLREEVRALGSHLKVLHIHDNDGVADSHQLPYSFSDATTGLCTTDWSGFLLGLREISFEGVLSFETYRSFTSFPGVLQESLLQFLYRIGVNFSHVICFNQLLDQMGSKKKILFGAGRMFDVYMGEYGKKHPPVFAVDNNACIWGTEKLGIPICNPETLLEVPEDERIVILCNAYYEEIAKQLNDMGINHYELTEEIIRMSGKPI, encoded by the coding sequence ATGTTGGAAATTGGCGTACAATCCAGAGGAATCATCAGAGAAAGTGTAATAGAAGTAGGATATAAGAAAATCAAACAGGCTGGAATCACTTGCGTGGATTACAATATTGTGAGCCCTGAAGACAGTACAGAGAAACTTGAAGTCTCCTATTTTAGAAAACATAAGGAATGCGCGACGAGGCATGGAATACGTTTTTCTCAAGTACATGCACCTATATTAAAATATGAACTAAACAGACCGGATAAAATGGAATATATTCTGGAGGAAATGAAGAAAAGTATTGCCATATGCAGCATTCTCGGAAGCCCTTTTTTGGTAATGCACCCGTTGGAGCTGGCTTTTGAACTGGGAGGGGCAAAAGAGAAAAAAAATAACCTGGAATATTTTGGATCATTGACAGAAGACGCTAGACGTCATGATGTAATAATATGCATTGAAAATATGCCTTATCGAAGAGCTGGAAGGGTATGGGGAGGTGCTTGCTCGGAGGCTCGGAAGACAGTGGAATATATTGATATATTGAATAAGGAAGCTGGAGAACAACGTTTTGGGGCTTGTTTTGACGTAGGGCATGCCAATGTGCTTGGGAAAAATCTTAGGGAAGAAGTGAGGGCGCTTGGCTCTCATTTAAAAGTGTTGCATATTCACGATAATGATGGAGTGGCGGATTCTCACCAATTACCCTATAGCTTTTCAGATGCCACGACCGGGCTTTGTACTACGGATTGGAGCGGCTTTTTATTAGGGCTTAGAGAGATAAGTTTTGAGGGTGTGCTTAGCTTTGAAACTTACCGAAGTTTTACAAGTTTTCCGGGAGTACTTCAAGAGTCGCTGCTTCAGTTCCTTTACAGAATAGGAGTTAATTTTTCCCATGTCATATGTTTTAATCAACTTTTAGATCAGATGGGTTCTAAAAAAAAGATATTGTTTGGGGCGGGCAGAATGTTTGACGTATATATGGGTGAATATGGAAAGAAACATCCACCTGTTTTTGCTGTAGATAACAATGCTTGTATATGGGGAACTGAAAAGCTGGGGATTCCTATTTGCAATCCGGAAACCTTATTGGAGGTTCCGGAAGATGAGAGGATTGTAATTTTATGCAATGCTTATTATGAAGAAATAGCTAAACAATTAAATGATATGGGGATCAATCATTACGAATTGACAGAAGAAATAATTAGAATGAGCGGAAAACCGATTTAA
- a CDS encoding Gfo/Idh/MocA family oxidoreductase, which yields MKKVITYGSFDLFHEGHYKLLKRAKALGDYLIVGVTTEQYDESRGKLNVVDSIIDRIENVKKTGFADRIIVEDHVGQKVEDIHKYGVDTFAIGSDWTGEFDYLKDFCEVVYLERTKEISSTLIRKQKYPIIKMGIVGTGRIAARFIPEAKFVSGIEAISVYNPHRESAERFAKRFEVQANWKNYEDFLNPLDAVYIASLHQTHYEYAKAALSQGKHVLCEKPMALSKAQAQELFATAKDNNCLLLEAIKTAYCPGFGQLLGVARSGIIGNIVDVEACFTRIADTDSRESKDPRFGGGFLEFGNHTMLPIFKLLGTQYKSVSFDSIKNECGIDLYTKASFSFERGMALSKTGVAVKSEGQLIIAGTKGYILAESPWWLTKSFEVRFENPYKKEQYTARFLGDGLRYELSEFVSLIHNGERKSYKFTEEESITMAGVVEKFMVTRL from the coding sequence ATGAAAAAGGTAATTACATATGGTTCTTTTGACTTATTTCATGAGGGACACTACAAGCTGCTTAAGAGGGCGAAAGCTTTGGGTGATTATTTGATTGTGGGAGTTACCACAGAACAATATGATGAATCCCGGGGAAAATTAAACGTAGTTGATTCCATTATAGACCGGATTGAAAATGTGAAAAAAACTGGATTTGCAGATAGAATTATAGTGGAAGACCACGTGGGGCAAAAAGTGGAGGATATTCATAAATACGGTGTGGATACCTTTGCCATTGGCTCAGATTGGACAGGTGAATTTGACTATCTAAAAGATTTTTGCGAGGTGGTGTATCTGGAACGAACAAAGGAAATATCCAGTACCTTAATAAGAAAACAAAAGTATCCCATTATTAAAATGGGAATCGTGGGAACCGGACGTATTGCAGCACGATTTATACCTGAAGCGAAGTTTGTCAGCGGTATTGAGGCGATCAGCGTTTATAATCCTCACAGGGAAAGTGCGGAACGGTTTGCTAAGCGTTTCGAGGTTCAGGCAAATTGGAAAAATTATGAAGATTTTTTAAATCCTTTAGATGCAGTATACATTGCTTCCTTACATCAAACACATTATGAATATGCAAAAGCAGCTTTAAGCCAGGGAAAGCATGTATTGTGTGAGAAGCCCATGGCCTTGTCTAAGGCGCAGGCGCAGGAACTGTTTGCTACTGCAAAAGATAATAACTGTTTACTTCTAGAGGCTATTAAAACAGCGTATTGCCCTGGGTTTGGTCAGCTTTTGGGAGTAGCGAGAAGTGGGATCATCGGTAACATTGTGGATGTGGAAGCCTGCTTTACCAGAATTGCGGATACGGATTCCAGGGAAAGTAAAGACCCCAGATTTGGAGGCGGCTTTCTGGAATTCGGGAACCATACAATGCTTCCTATCTTTAAACTGTTAGGAACGCAATATAAGAGCGTAAGTTTTGACAGTATAAAGAATGAGTGTGGTATTGATTTGTATACAAAAGCCTCTTTTTCTTTTGAGAGGGGGATGGCATTATCTAAAACCGGAGTTGCTGTAAAATCAGAGGGGCAGTTGATCATTGCAGGAACCAAGGGCTATATTCTTGCAGAGTCACCATGGTGGCTGACAAAATCCTTTGAAGTTCGTTTTGAAAATCCTTATAAGAAGGAACAGTATACAGCCAGGTTTTTAGGAGATGGCCTTCGTTATGAATTAAGTGAATTCGTTTCGCTGATTCACAATGGGGAGAGAAAGTCTTATAAATTCACAGAAGAAGAGTCCATTACTATGGCAGGAGTTGTGGAGAAATTTATGGTGACAAGACTATGA
- a CDS encoding glycerophosphodiester phosphodiesterase has protein sequence MRYQTKIYGHRGASQYAPENSMEAFQLAYDMGADGIEFDVQMTRDGYLVVTHDEEISRVSDGIGYVKDYSLEELRGVQFNKTHPEYEGVQIPLLEEVLEQFVHKRSKADNEFLFNIELKNNIFPYEGMEEKVLKIVKEKKVLGRTLFSSFSHASMLKLREIEETAKVAFLYCDGIIDIGNYAEKYKINTVHPAWYLLNRKDTIEVLHERGIEINIWTVNSGKEIRRFCDMGVNGIITNKPELGSEIRDDK, from the coding sequence ATGAGGTATCAGACGAAAATATATGGTCATCGCGGAGCGAGCCAGTATGCGCCGGAAAATTCTATGGAAGCATTTCAGTTAGCTTACGATATGGGGGCAGATGGAATTGAATTTGATGTACAGATGACGAGGGATGGATATTTGGTAGTTACCCATGATGAGGAGATAAGCAGAGTATCTGATGGTATAGGATATGTGAAAGACTATTCCCTGGAAGAGCTAAGGGGGGTTCAATTCAACAAGACACACCCGGAATACGAGGGGGTTCAAATTCCTTTGCTGGAGGAAGTATTGGAACAGTTTGTACATAAAAGGTCTAAGGCGGATAATGAATTTTTATTTAATATAGAATTGAAGAATAACATATTTCCCTATGAGGGTATGGAAGAAAAAGTATTAAAAATAGTAAAAGAAAAAAAAGTACTTGGAAGAACATTATTTTCTTCTTTTTCACATGCGTCTATGTTGAAGCTTCGAGAAATAGAAGAGACGGCAAAGGTGGCTTTTCTTTATTGTGACGGTATCATAGATATTGGAAATTATGCAGAGAAGTACAAAATAAATACGGTTCATCCTGCATGGTACCTTTTGAATAGGAAAGATACCATTGAGGTGCTTCACGAAAGAGGAATCGAGATAAATATTTGGACTGTAAACAGCGGAAAAGAAATACGGCGTTTCTGTGATATGGGTGTGAATGGAATCATTACCAACAAACCTGAATTGGGAAGTGAGATAAGGGATGATAAGTAA
- a CDS encoding sugar phosphate isomerase/epimerase family protein has protein sequence MLKIGIQSRLLLGDKAKEKDFHRIRVAGFDCIDFNLDRFLPNNLIYQGKINHFFDQPEEKLSAHFDEYYRMAKREGLEFSQAHAPYPLYVYGREEDKEYLHMVVEKSILVCAALHVPYLVVHPFKLSYPLGRIEEYKKNMDFLQRLIPSCKRYGVKICLENLYDCFGGRICEGVCADPSQAAEYVDKLNQIAGEECFAFCFDTGHANILGKSMKETILTLGNRIQALHIHDNDGIRDLHQLPFTFTKELAGEVSTDWNGFLHGLKEIGFHGVLSFETFGALRCFPEELHDSVLRLIADIGRYWTKQLEEGTGR, from the coding sequence ATGTTGAAGATAGGAATACAGTCCCGGCTTCTATTAGGGGATAAAGCGAAAGAAAAGGATTTTCACAGGATAAGGGTCGCCGGTTTTGACTGTATCGATTTTAATCTTGACCGTTTTTTGCCTAATAACCTTATTTATCAGGGAAAAATAAATCATTTTTTCGATCAGCCAGAAGAAAAGCTATCTGCACATTTTGATGAGTACTACCGCATGGCAAAAAGAGAGGGATTGGAGTTTTCTCAGGCGCATGCTCCTTATCCTCTGTATGTGTATGGAAGAGAAGAAGACAAGGAATATTTACATATGGTAGTGGAGAAAAGTATTCTTGTCTGTGCTGCACTTCATGTGCCATATCTGGTCGTACATCCTTTTAAATTGTCTTATCCTTTGGGAAGAATAGAAGAATATAAGAAAAATATGGACTTTCTTCAAAGACTGATTCCTTCATGTAAGAGATACGGTGTAAAAATTTGTTTGGAAAATCTGTATGATTGTTTCGGGGGAAGAATCTGTGAAGGTGTATGCGCTGACCCATCTCAAGCAGCTGAATATGTGGATAAACTAAATCAAATAGCAGGGGAAGAGTGCTTTGCTTTTTGCTTTGACACAGGGCATGCCAATATCCTCGGTAAAAGTATGAAAGAGACGATCCTTACCTTGGGTAACAGAATACAGGCGCTTCACATTCACGATAATGATGGAATCCGTGACTTGCATCAATTGCCGTTTACTTTCACGAAAGAATTGGCTGGAGAAGTAAGCACAGATTGGAACGGTTTTTTACACGGGCTGAAAGAAATAGGATTCCATGGTGTGCTGAGCTTTGAGACCTTTGGGGCATTGAGGTGCTTTCCGGAAGAGTTACATGACAGTGTGCTTAGGCTGATTGCAGATATTGGTAGGTATTGGACAAAGCAGTTAGAGGAGGGAACAGGACGATAA
- a CDS encoding response regulator transcription factor: MEQLKILVVDDEARMRKLVKDFLSVKGFSVVEASNGEEAVDIFFEQKDIVLIILDVMMPKMDGWETCKTIRKYSQVPIIMLTARSEERDELQGFDLGVDEYISKPFSPKILVARVDAILRRSNAVPADSVEIGGICIDKAAHQVTIDGKDIDLSYKEFELLAYFLENQGIALSREKILNNVWNYDYFGDARTIDTHVKKLRNKMGDKGDYIKTIWGMGYKFEV, from the coding sequence ATGGAACAGTTGAAGATATTAGTAGTGGATGATGAGGCCAGAATGAGAAAACTGGTAAAGGATTTTTTGAGTGTAAAGGGTTTTTCCGTGGTCGAGGCTTCCAACGGCGAAGAAGCTGTAGATATCTTTTTTGAACAAAAAGATATTGTGCTGATTATTCTGGATGTGATGATGCCTAAAATGGATGGCTGGGAGACCTGCAAAACAATCCGTAAATATTCCCAGGTTCCCATCATCATGCTGACTGCAAGAAGCGAAGAACGTGACGAGCTTCAGGGCTTTGATCTGGGAGTAGATGAATACATTTCAAAGCCCTTCAGCCCTAAGATTTTGGTAGCCCGCGTGGATGCTATATTAAGACGCAGCAATGCCGTTCCTGCAGATTCAGTGGAAATAGGGGGAATCTGCATTGACAAAGCGGCTCATCAGGTCACCATTGACGGGAAAGACATTGATCTAAGCTACAAAGAATTTGAACTTTTGGCTTATTTTCTGGAAAATCAGGGAATTGCCTTGTCCAGAGAGAAGATACTGAACAATGTCTGGAATTATGATTACTTTGGAGATGCCCGGACCATAGATACCCATGTGAAAAAGTTGAGAAACAAGATGGGAGATAAGGGAGACTATATAAAGACCATATGGGGAATGGGATATAAGTTCGAAGTATAA